ccccccgggccaacgcacaaaaaatcatctaagtaatggatcaacgaatcgaccccggatactcccctcgttacccactccacgaagctactaaacgcctcgaagtatgcacaagaaagagaacaccccatcggaaggcaccgatccacgtaaaaggccccattccaaaaacaacccaaaagcCGTTGGCTTtcaggatggaccggcaacaacctgaacgccgcctcgatgtcggtttttgctagcagcgcccccggacccgcagcccgcactaaccccaccgccttatcgaatgaggtataaactacggaacacaactcgtgatcaatcccgtcatttaccgacgaacctttgggatacgataaatgttgaatcaaacgaaactttccggactcgcgtttagggacaatacccaaaggggacacaactaaatcttttaccggtgactcaacaaatggccccgacatgcgccccaacgaaacttcttttaacaacttttccgacacgacttccgcatgcaagtaagccgattttaaattccttcgcgtaaccggaacctcataaggaggcggaggaataacaaaaccaacacgaaacccttcataaagcaacttagctgccgccctatccggatactcacttagataaggggccatcctttccaccctcaccggcgacacccccttgaccagccccgtgctggttccctgacctcttttttcgcagacattttgccgccccgtgtgatgcaccattacactcggagcacacgtgcttgaacttgcacgtggccccgaacttgcactgaccttcattgaattgccagcaaaaccccgcctttcccccgccgctttgtccactctgactagactggcctccctggccaccgctcccgagaaagggctgcctaaccggagccgtaacccgtaaccagagagcaatatccttctggtcccaccgaatcgccggccgaaccgccttccgctgacggaattgctcatcatatcgcagccacgcctgacccccatacgccctatgagcctccccaatggcatcaaaataacaaaacaacgccgaacaattttccggcgccttttcccctatcacactcgccaatatggcgaacgcctgcgaccaattaacgaacgtctgcgggataagcctataccgctgccgttcctcctcgtcctttttactctcatcccgcttgctcttatccaaattaaatttagccagcggcaagagagaaaaaatttcaacatattcgtctttccagatccgatcacgcacctcctgctttaaatgcgcccccaacggaccctcaaaacaaacatacacctccccccgagcacgatcgtccatacgcactcgatcgccgtccttctgtgcctcggtctgtaccgacaccgcgaccgcctctctaaccgccaccacaggatgcgcctgtaacgatcccacgtccctggggccttcccaaactaccgcaggagacacttccgttactaccggcgccgcggccctatccaggcgccccaccagctcccgtaagcaacccactaagtctgccaaacccgctccgtcgcgtccgcccgcgccactaccggcccccgatgcaatgctagcagcccccccgccgacacccgacataaaaatcgctggataagacaatgatggagttatacactcaccgggctgcacaggcgctgtgttcccgtcagccggaccatcctgacctcgacgatacacgtccagttcaccttcctccagttcttctctcgccgacgactgtccctcccaacgacatcttcggaacggggatgaggacgcgctgaccgatgggccggcaacctgccgcccgaccgccgggacccagacttccgaccggacctgttgcctcgacgtcgctgcagatctaggcgtccgtctagacgatcctgacgaagcctgccccctggccggaacatcaccatgcggggcggccgtaccttgtcctccaaatcttccatctgatgggggaggggtgacagggagcccagcctgcgactccctgcttaccgccggaccccgtcgcggcctgggattcctgccaggacgcagggcctgggaaggggcggtcctcccagctgcctggcctgcagcgtccgggatcgggctccctctgcgacgccgtgtccgcgggactacctccggactgaggcgctctggaggtcgggaccgccgagagggacgggtcgacccagcctgcgtcgccgtcacccctggcaccgctctctgcctgcccagcgcaggagcggttgttgccgactccccccccgccgccatagccatgctcgtaagggggccgggggaggggagcctgtccttttcaacagaccccgaacgccgtgcccgacgtggcgaaacggcgtccgggatcctcgttattgcagccacggtctcctctagccatccgggaccgtggtgcacagcagcggcacgcagccgctctaacatgagGGCTTCTGCCATCActaaaagcacgggcaacggggagcttacttgcttctatgttacccctcccgctgcttccggctcaatgccgagaaacagcgggaagcacagTAACGGCCCcctgtcccccttaactcctctccgtccctccttcagctccttccaactctccctcacctaattaaccctttccctaccaggacggtcatgtcggcttcccttcaccctgcggctgcgtccagcctcttctatcctgtggatatcctgtggctaggggatacatgtcttttgtttaatggcagagcggggagatacctccctgctctgccgtactgttcagtggcgtctcgctgtagcagccatagcggctgctagcggagcctccggccatggtggggggcccgtgccggcgggcgacacgggccccctcatgccacgggccccgtagcagccactactgctgctacggcggaagttacgccactgaccagggccgtatttaccattagatacctgcgggcaccagatcactgtagtactaccgataatgaatcctcttcctgtgtgttttccgattttatgtaactaaagcttaatcgctgtataaatgaaaagttctacaacttcctaatctactttatgtttcttagctgagagcaggactagcgatgtacaggttcactgcatctgaatgtaagcaagagtgtcctcattcactgacaccaaacagatcttgaaaatggtgagtaattgaaacataaatgatattataaagttgtagaacttctcatgtatacaggaataaagtatttattatacgggggcatggctgtaaatatgcccccggatatgacgactccttgtatagaccagtcctattggatctctcggtgtggacgtctctgcaggggatttttcttcttcatgaatgttgatctctggtgtgaaggatctggtaacaggagcatccatgaggtgagggccctgactgtagggggcagcattgtagccgatcctccatcctccactgtgccccattcagtgtatcccttttagataatcctccacaatctaaatagcctgtacttcagctctctcctgcactgatacattgtaacaaactctcacttatcattatataaccattaaagctgttttctggtttggaaaacccattttcaaatgccctattagggaattttggggtaatagtgtgggttcccccgttcaggaccctgattaattatccagaatggagaggggcaacaaacatcatctcctgctcaggaggaccatcacatccatgtattacatgcccagcccggtgattatagaactgtgtaatactttacttcccctttagagatgctgtagggaaattaaactcttgcagcaagttcccccacagattactggacccctctagcaaaacggtattgtaaaaacctgacaacccctgtaaggctctgttcacaccacatttgggctttaaatctgacatatacctttaaagtgtagctaaacgtttgacaaacttctgacatgtcatagtgacatagtgacacgtcagaagattggattggtgggggtccgagcactgagacccccaccaatcactagaatgaagcagctgaagcccccgtgtgagcgctcagccgcttcgtgtttgttcggctttttccagaaataaatgtatcggtgaacggactcaatagaaagtctatgagccgatacatttttccggaaaaagctgaacagacaggaagcggctgagcgctcacacgagaccttcagctgcttcgttctagtgattggtgggggtctcagagctcggacaacatttactacacagaagtccaatgggaataaagacaagcacaaagatgtaggggataaaaggaaagttttatttacagataagggaaggttatattttattattaggagattattctagaagtattaagactactattattatatactgtgtatatgtatgtgtcatctatttatctattatactaaacctatctaaaggccgtgttgatccagaggaaggcgaaaaccccctgtgaggaatgagccaattgtcctcatattaggggggaaaattccttcctgaccccaaatatggcgatcggcATAAATCCCAGGATCAGAGGCTGAAGTGTAACATGTGTAATATGGGGAAAGACTAGGGGAAAAttactcatttttttttattattagttttaatgaactactgtatttatttatgtgtaaactataaattgtattaaattaagatttatttttaattattttctatatttatattatgttacttatgtgtgttactacttattactctatcatcctaaacctatttaaggccgtggtgatccagaggaaggcgaaaaccccctttgaggaatgagccaattgtcctcatattaaggggggaaaattccttcctgaccccaaatatggcgatcagaataatcccaggatcaaaggctaaagtctaatctaaatgtactatgCGTCTATATGCGGGTGgctatacttatcatgtagtgtggtgtctatacttattatatagtggggtgatgtgggtgatgtgagtgatgtgggtgatgtgggtgatgtgggtgcattacttacctggcctgtgctgaggtgagatcaggtataatggccgctccggccccaggactacaacatgcggctattattcctgatctccccagatggaaactaagcacaggccgctcctggggggtgtagaggatcttcaggctggagtgatgtcagatgcctgcccgggattggaggatggcaagtcaaggctctggtgcagcagcaagatggcagaggtgtggcatgaagatggtaaggagagagatgatggtctgggcagccgaggtgacatacagcagcagagacttgaggcgcgggtcaggaggcatgaagttctgggcccttgtcctgagatcttatcgggtccagcttggtgacatgaagctgaacccggccaaggggtgaagggctttgttattctctggccacttcagatgttggttctccagaacgggcacaaatggtgtaaatggtggctgtgccctcctctcctgcagttcctcccagccgatggtggagaagaatggatgctctctgatgttcccgcacacaccgaggcgcctcttagaatttttacggaccagtctcttggtcagatgtttcacgtcaggattaagccaagttggaaatttaggcttcgcggtggtgatggctttgatagccatttgcctgacggggccgttgtaaaatggggagcgtcctgctgccatcctggacaccacaatccccaggctccaccagtcaactgcggtgccgtatttttttctaagaagcacctcgggggccatgtaatgcaacgttcccgtcactccacggatcttattggaggcggtgacgccatcttgggccaatcccaggtcgatgatacggacgtggccatctgcatccaacattatattctccggctttagatctctgcaaagaaataagacgagagaatgacaaatccgcccagtgatccaggagacgggggatgggtcattgcaccaccaagcagaatagccattcaggagtgtaggaaagctgggtgcagtgtttccagcatgtaaaggagaatgaaagaagggggaagttctgcttaccggtggacgatgttgtgtccatggaggaactggaggccacatatcatctctgctgtgtagaatctgatggggagaacagagcggagtctcaatgtcatgaaatcttcctctatcaattccctaatatcatgtTATGATGGAGTGTGTGCGGTCTCTAGCAGAGAGGAGGCGCTGataatggcagcctgtattctgcattctctgtattatccttcatctgacctcccccctcaccttttcttctttccacccccctcagtctcctgattatttactcgccttacgttgccgatgttcaagcagccgcacatcctgatcaaagcctccaggctgccaccggacagatactccgtgataaaaaatgcccgctcctcagattgatgtgcggcatagaggtggcataggaacgggcagtgtctggccgctaggagtatccgccgctctctcataatttcgtccgtattgtcccgtttggtgatcatttttacggccatgtaggtgtttcggccggggactgatgccaggaccacctgaggaaaacaaatggagattcctcatgagaagaagaaggaacaggggtggacagagaggtgggtcagtcgggtagtgcccaggactctacagcagaacaaagctgagctcccagcataatgcagtgtctgctgttgggtcctgtatggagaggtcttcacgccttacccacatttgacataattatcttagttggtgggggtagtatggagcaggatcatacgctataatagcgaccgtggcatctaaacagttaaatagaggtaagctcccgctgtcacccCATCACCCCTACCCGTAACGCGATCACAGTGTgtagatagttgtcatggcagccagggggcctaatgaagaccccaaggtctgccaacttggtcctcctactaagcttaataggaggaggctaaaagaacaattcaagcgatacataaatattgcagtcaaaataaataaataaacttttttctatttcgttttgtttagctcctcgaaaaatggaataaaaagttaaaaagtgagtaaaagttttatgtaacccaaaatagtaccaataaacagtacagctcgccccacaaaaaacaagtcctcacaccgccccatcaacagaaaaataaaaaaaattcggagtttcagaatatggagacacaacaaattaatgtttttacaaaatgtttttattggataaaaagtataaaaaataaaccaatataattttggtatcccgttattgtactgacccgcagaataaaggtaacatgtcatttttaccacttagTTAACTCCATAAAAGCCAAATTATTAAACCAATGGAGggattgctgttttgtttttttttgctatttcacctaaaaaaaaacagacttttacaatgttcccagtaaatgatatggtacattgaatggagccattaaaaacgacaactcgtgcccccaaaaatcaaaatctctcatatgtcgacagaaaaatactaaaatgaaaaactaaagtaGTGGTTATGGGGGCAGGAATACTTCTGGATGTCCTATTAGGCATCCCATAGGAGATCACTACACCCATCATCCATCCAGCATAGCAtggtgacaacagagaacaattgatGGAGATAAAAGGTCAACTTTAGGTTTACCACCCTATAAAATGAAATATTTCGATATTATACTCACtttgccaaagctgcccctacccaggacctggtggatggtgaagcggctgatggtaagcctggcataggggctggatgttccagggtcttggctgctcccaggtcttggctcctcatcctccaatcctctgtccttggctcctctcctcttcttcttgaatccggtgacgctgtcctcctccctcttcctcttctcctcttctatcttctcaccgtcttctccatgtccattggacgccattttcaccaatatcttcctacctgtagacttcagtccgatcgctgccgtcgacagttgaaagtaaacggcagttggtcgtgtgcaggtcacgtgatgtcagaggtcatggaatcctcaggtggcacctgcctggcagtaacctgctctgccatgtctgatgtgggcatcatgagtgccagtctagtgtccagagctgtgtttcccaaccagggtttcttatggcctggtcaggggcctgcagaacacagtagcaatacatgccactcctacagtagagataaacaacggttatttgctca
This genomic interval from Rhinoderma darwinii isolate aRhiDar2 chromosome 12 unlocalized genomic scaffold, aRhiDar2.hap1 SUPER_12_unloc_12, whole genome shotgun sequence contains the following:
- the LOC142698115 gene encoding protein kinase C-like 1; this encodes MASNGHGEDGEKIEEEKRKREEDSVTGFKKKRRGAKDRGLEDEEPRPGSSQDPGTSSPYARLTISRFTIHQVLGRGSFGKVVLASVPGRNTYMAVKMITKRDNTDEIMRERRILLAARHCPFLCHLYAAHQSEERAFFITEYLSGGSLEALIRMCGCLNIGNVRRVNNQETEGGGKKKR